One Elusimicrobiota bacterium DNA segment encodes these proteins:
- a CDS encoding four helix bundle protein — protein sequence MLQSYKELYVWQKAYQLTLIVYKLTEKFPKNEQYGLTLQVRRCAVSIVSNIAEGYQRQHNWRIYPVFIYSIGFLCRIGNPIIVSKRFKIYFS from the coding sequence ATGTTGCAGAGTTACAAAGAATTATATGTCTGGCAGAAAGCATATCAATTAACATTAATTGTGTACAAATTGACAGAAAAGTTTCCTAAAAATGAACAATATGGACTAACTTTGCAAGTAAGAAGATGTGCTGTTTCTATTGTATCAAATATAGCCGAAGGATATCAACGACAACATAATTGGAGAATATATCCAGTTTTTATCTATAGCATTGGGTTCTTGTGCAGAATTGGAAACCCAATTATTGTTAGCAAAAGATTTAAAATATATTTCAGTTGA
- a CDS encoding DNA methyltransferase, producing the protein MKKKKSKVAEMSIVYEANTVDIPHVKTCDCTGNRINCLTAKDWIKNQVAVWEFYYEKRDIRDKDIHPAVFPIALPKKCIELFTHRGELVLDPFVGIGTTLIAARELGRNAVGFDLNKKYTDFAKKRLSQQELEFEKTKQIIINDDAINIPKYISENTVALVVTSPPYANMLNHQRLNKSIRADLRENKYFKKIQQYSNNPRDLGTMKPKEYSKNLAEIYKGILPLLKPKAHCIININDLWENNKRYPTHSYAIEEMQNVGYELRNIIIWDKRNLVNNVGIFGWPSNYITLSTTFEYILDFWKPL; encoded by the coding sequence ATGAAAAAAAAGAAAAGTAAAGTTGCTGAAATGTCGATAGTATACGAGGCAAATACTGTTGATATACCACATGTAAAAACTTGTGATTGCACTGGTAATCGTATAAACTGTTTAACCGCAAAAGATTGGATTAAAAATCAAGTCGCTGTTTGGGAATTTTATTACGAAAAAAGAGATATAAGAGATAAAGATATTCACCCTGCAGTTTTTCCAATAGCATTACCTAAAAAATGTATTGAACTTTTTACCCATAGAGGAGAATTAGTTTTGGACCCGTTTGTGGGAATAGGAACAACTTTAATAGCGGCAAGAGAACTTGGCAGAAATGCTGTCGGTTTTGATTTAAATAAAAAATACACCGACTTTGCAAAAAAAAGATTGTCTCAACAAGAACTGGAATTTGAAAAAACAAAACAGATAATAATAAACGACGATGCAATAAATATTCCAAAATATATTTCTGAAAATACAGTTGCATTAGTAGTTACCTCACCACCATATGCTAATATGTTAAATCATCAAAGATTGAATAAAAGCATCCGGGCAGATTTGCGAGAAAACAAATATTTCAAAAAAATTCAGCAGTATTCAAACAATCCGAGAGATCTTGGGACTATGAAACCCAAAGAGTATTCAAAAAATCTTGCTGAAATTTATAAAGGAATATTACCACTTTTGAAACCGAAAGCACATTGTATTATAAATATAAACGATTTGTGGGAAAATAATAAACGATACCCAACACATAGTTATGCAATTGAAGAAATGCAAAATGTGGGTTACGAATTGCGAAACATTATCATTTGGGATAAAAGAAATTTAGTCAATAATGTTGGCATATTTGGCTGGCCAAGTAATTATATTACACTCAGCACAACATTTGAATACATACTTGATTTTTGGAAACCTTTATGA
- a CDS encoding NAD+ synthase, with amino-acid sequence MNCKLLEQKIVNWLKKKVKNTKKNGFVVGLSGGIDSAVVSVLCQKAVGTKNLLCLILPCETSKQDIETAKRFAKKFNLITETVDLTKTYKNFVKILPNGDKLTKGNLKPRLRMLTLYYFANKLNYLVVGTGNKSELSIGYFTKYGDGGVDILPIGNLHKSEVKNLAKQLNIPDEIIYKTPTAGLWTGQTDEGEIGMTYNELEYRLKNKKLNKKLKKMLTSAKHKLAPPEIFKHK; translated from the coding sequence ATGAACTGTAAACTATTAGAGCAAAAAATTGTCAATTGGCTGAAGAAAAAAGTCAAAAATACCAAAAAAAACGGGTTTGTTGTCGGGCTTTCAGGCGGGATTGACTCCGCAGTTGTTTCCGTTTTATGTCAGAAAGCGGTTGGTACAAAAAATCTGTTATGCTTGATTTTACCCTGTGAGACATCAAAACAGGATATAGAAACTGCAAAAAGGTTTGCTAAAAAATTTAACCTGATAACAGAAACGGTTGACCTCACAAAAACCTACAAAAACTTTGTAAAAATTTTACCTAACGGTGATAAACTTACAAAAGGAAATCTTAAACCAAGATTGAGAATGCTTACACTTTATTATTTTGCAAATAAATTGAATTATCTCGTTGTAGGCACCGGCAACAAATCAGAACTGTCAATCGGCTATTTTACGAAATACGGCGACGGTGGAGTAGATATTTTGCCAATAGGTAACCTCCATAAATCAGAAGTTAAAAATCTCGCAAAACAGTTAAACATACCTGATGAAATAATTTATAAAACTCCAACAGCTGGACTCTGGACAGGACAAACAGATGAAGGCGAAATAGGAATGACTTATAATGAACTTGAATATCGGCTTAAAAATAAAAAACTGAATAAGAAACTGAAAA
- a CDS encoding MvaI/BcnI family restriction endonuclease, translating to MTYNEFAKKLKEINKMGYIKTHRAGHIGIGKTLEDLLGIKENNVPTPNCARSELKSARKNAKSMLTLFTKSPLPAKANSVLLEKFGYESTRKNGRNELHTMVNAIDFNQLKGKPGFKIEIKNEMVNLVSFGDEILGYWDKDTLQKSFERKIPRLTYVKADSRGIGLDEEFWYNEAWLLSGFDFDKFVKLLKEGIIKVDIRIGQYPDGKPHDHGTGFRIFPNELDLCFSNRKRII from the coding sequence ATGACTTACAATGAGTTTGCAAAAAAACTAAAAGAAATAAATAAGATGGGATATATTAAAACTCACCGAGCAGGACATATAGGTATTGGGAAAACATTAGAGGATTTATTGGGAATTAAAGAAAATAATGTTCCAACTCCAAATTGTGCACGGTCAGAACTGAAATCTGCCAGAAAAAATGCAAAAAGTATGCTTACCTTATTTACAAAATCGCCATTGCCGGCAAAAGCAAATTCGGTCTTATTAGAAAAATTTGGTTATGAATCAACAAGAAAAAATGGTAGAAACGAACTTCATACAATGGTAAATGCTATTGATTTCAATCAATTAAAAGGAAAACCGGGATTTAAGATAGAAATTAAAAATGAAATGGTAAATCTTGTTTCATTCGGTGATGAAATTTTAGGTTATTGGGACAAGGATACTTTACAAAAATCATTTGAAAGAAAAATACCAAGATTAACATATGTTAAGGCAGATTCAAGAGGAATCGGTTTAGATGAAGAGTTCTGGTATAACGAGGCGTGGCTTCTAAGCGGTTTTGATTTTGATAAATTTGTAAAATTGTTGAAAGAAGGAATAATCAAAGTAGACATAAGAATCGGACAATATCCCGACGGCAAACCACACGACCACGGCACTGGTTTTAGAATTTTTCCAAATGAATTAGATTTGTGTTTTTCAAATAGAAAACGGATTATTTAA
- a CDS encoding four helix bundle protein, which produces MGSCAELETQLLLAKDLKYISVEESEKAISLVNEVNKMLIVLTKKLKSKP; this is translated from the coding sequence TTGGGTTCTTGTGCAGAATTGGAAACCCAATTATTGTTAGCAAAAGATTTAAAATATATTTCAGTTGAGGAATCTGAAAAGGCAATAAGTTTAGTTAACGAAGTAAATAAAATGCTCATCGTTTTAACGAAAAAATTAAAATCTAAACCCTGA
- a CDS encoding secondary thiamine-phosphate synthase enzyme YjbQ, translating into MFFRININTHKQTEFVDITEIVREKIAEAKVSDGVCVVFVPHTTAGITINENADPDVVKDILMMLDKKIPLRDSDYEHSEGNSAAHIKASLIGSSVTVIIADGKLQLGIWQGIYFCEFDGPRRREIWITGFRE; encoded by the coding sequence ATGTTTTTCAGAATCAACATAAATACTCACAAGCAGACGGAGTTTGTTGATATAACCGAAATTGTTCGGGAAAAAATTGCTGAAGCGAAAGTTTCAGACGGTGTTTGCGTTGTTTTTGTGCCGCATACTACGGCTGGAATTACAATTAACGAGAACGCAGACCCCGATGTGGTAAAAGATATTCTGATGATGCTTGATAAAAAAATCCCTTTGCGTGATTCTGACTATGAACATTCAGAAGGTAATTCTGCCGCACATATAAAAGCATCACTTATTGGCTCGTCTGTAACAGTGATTATCGCTGATGGCAAACTGCAACTTGGTATCTGGCAGGGAATATATTTCTGCGAATTTGATGGTCCCAGAAGACGAGAAATCTGGATAACAGGGTTTAGGGAATAG